A genomic window from Fusobacterium perfoetens includes:
- a CDS encoding PTS sugar transporter subunit IIC → MDVIKGVVLLFLVLGGFSFFSMKMPKGMKAMGALAGAATASFLVEAFQLYVGGDLFGIPFLGEVGKAAGGLGGTAAAILVPIALGVNPTYAVLIGVSVSGFGILPGFLAGYILSFLIPKLEEKIPQGLDLIVVICFIAPLARLIASISNPIVNSTLLNIGRILESASHSSPILMGIILGGVITVVATAPLSSMALTAMMGLTGVPMAIGALSVMGSSFMNGVFFHRMGFGDRKTTIAVAIEPLTQADIISANPIPVYITNFIGGALAGVVVSLFGLVNNATGTATPIAGLMVMYGFNDAITVTKVALMCAGSGILAGFLGSVIFKNYKIKTVNEIRGVN, encoded by the coding sequence CCAAAGGGAATGAAAGCAATGGGAGCTTTAGCAGGAGCAGCGACAGCTAGTTTTTTAGTTGAGGCTTTTCAATTATATGTTGGTGGAGATCTTTTTGGGATACCATTTTTAGGAGAAGTTGGAAAAGCAGCTGGAGGTTTAGGAGGAACTGCCGCAGCGATTCTTGTACCAATAGCTTTAGGAGTTAATCCAACTTATGCAGTTTTAATTGGAGTTTCTGTTTCAGGATTTGGAATATTACCAGGATTTTTAGCAGGATATATTTTATCTTTCTTAATTCCAAAATTAGAAGAGAAAATACCTCAAGGTTTAGATTTAATAGTTGTAATTTGTTTTATCGCACCACTTGCAAGACTTATAGCATCAATATCAAACCCAATAGTTAACTCTACTCTTTTAAATATAGGAAGAATTTTAGAAAGTGCATCTCACTCAAGTCCTATTTTAATGGGAATTATTTTAGGAGGAGTAATCACAGTTGTAGCAACAGCACCTTTATCATCAATGGCTCTTACAGCTATGATGGGATTAACTGGAGTGCCTATGGCAATAGGAGCTTTATCTGTAATGGGATCATCTTTTATGAATGGAGTTTTCTTCCACAGAATGGGATTTGGAGATAGAAAAACAACAATAGCAGTTGCGATTGAGCCATTAACACAAGCGGATATAATTTCAGCAAACCCAATTCCAGTTTATATAACTAACTTTATCGGTGGAGCTTTAGCAGGAGTTGTAGTATCTTTATTTGGTCTTGTAAATAATGCAACAGGAACAGCTACACCAATAGCAGGTTTAATGGTAATGTACGGTTTCAATGATGCAATCACAGTTACAAAAGTTGCTTTAATGTGTGCTGGGTCAGGAATTTTAGCAGGATTTTTAGGTTCAGTAATATTTAAAAATTATAAAATAAAAACTGTAAATGAGATAAGAGGTGTTAACTAA
- a CDS encoding L-serine ammonia-lyase, iron-sulfur-dependent, subunit alpha: MDSLRELFKIGCGPSSSHTMGPERAAKKFKSETPEAFSYKVELYGSLAATGKGHLTDWIIEETLKPKYTEIVWMPEFVHEYHTNGMKFMALDENENVIKDWLVFSVGGGTIKELTDKRSGAGECYNLKKMDDIMAWCKENNKELWEYVEFCEGKEIWDYLKTILDAMNQAVDRGIKKDGVLPGKLRYPRRAKEIYDKIDKRRNYLVLTKKIFAYALAVSEENSSAGTIVTAPTCGSAGVIPGLLRALIEEWELDETTSLRALAIAGLIGNLIKENATISGAEGGCQAEIGSACSMAAGMAVYILGGTTEQIEYAAEMGMEHHLGMTCDPVGGYVQIPCIERNAIVAVRSLNTADYALSTDGAHTISFDQVVVTMKETGCDMCSSYKETSTGGLAKYYDKFLK; the protein is encoded by the coding sequence ATGGATAGTTTAAGAGAATTATTTAAAATTGGTTGTGGACCATCAAGTTCTCACACAATGGGACCAGAGAGAGCAGCTAAAAAATTTAAAAGTGAAACACCTGAGGCATTTTCTTATAAAGTTGAACTTTATGGAAGTTTGGCAGCTACTGGAAAAGGACATTTAACAGACTGGATAATAGAAGAAACTTTAAAACCAAAATATACAGAGATAGTTTGGATGCCTGAATTTGTTCATGAATATCATACTAATGGAATGAAATTTATGGCTCTTGATGAGAATGAAAATGTTATAAAAGATTGGTTAGTTTTCTCTGTTGGTGGAGGAACTATAAAAGAATTAACAGACAAAAGAAGTGGAGCTGGAGAATGTTATAACCTAAAAAAAATGGACGACATTATGGCTTGGTGTAAAGAAAATAATAAAGAGCTTTGGGAATATGTTGAGTTTTGTGAAGGAAAAGAGATTTGGGATTATTTAAAAACAATTCTTGATGCAATGAATCAAGCTGTTGATAGAGGAATAAAAAAAGATGGAGTTCTTCCTGGAAAATTAAGATACCCAAGAAGAGCAAAAGAGATTTATGATAAAATCGACAAAAGAAGAAATTATTTAGTTTTAACTAAAAAAATATTTGCTTATGCACTAGCAGTTTCTGAAGAAAATAGTAGTGCAGGAACAATAGTTACAGCTCCAACTTGTGGTTCAGCAGGAGTAATTCCAGGACTTTTAAGAGCTTTAATTGAAGAGTGGGAGTTAGATGAAACAACATCTTTAAGAGCTTTAGCAATAGCTGGACTTATAGGAAATCTTATAAAAGAAAATGCAACAATCTCTGGAGCAGAGGGAGGTTGTCAAGCTGAGATTGGTTCTGCTTGTTCGATGGCAGCTGGAATGGCAGTTTATATTTTAGGTGGAACAACAGAGCAAATCGAATACGCAGCTGAAATGGGAATGGAACATCATCTTGGAATGACTTGTGACCCTGTTGGAGGGTATGTTCAAATCCCTTGTATAGAAAGAAATGCTATTGTGGCAGTAAGATCTTTAAATACAGCTGATTATGCACTTTCAACAGATGGAGCTCATACAATAAGTTTTGACCAAGTAGTTGTAACAATGAAAGAAACTGGTTGTGATATGTGTTCTTCTTATAAAGAAACATCTACTGGTGGGCTTGCAAAATACTATGATAAATTTTTAAAATAA
- a CDS encoding sensor histidine kinase — protein sequence MKIKNKILLLVSSVITVILIGILGFNHFTFEKYYLSVKKKNLLTVAEKLKNPNIYIDFAKVEEENNIKIFLTKHEFLDESNFPLNKTEINDILTKKSVIYKITNEEYSPDRKLLLVTKYDKELLLVMVASLTSVIEPVEAINRIYIRIILIALAFGYLLSLILSRILSEPIISMGNTAKKVADMDFSEKFNFSSNDEIGELGRNLNIMEMNLKRNFDILKKDIELEKENDKMRKEFISNISHELKTPIAIINNYAEGLKEGIADDEESRNFYLDTILEETANMNDFVNSLLFLSRSERNFLEFNLVNFDIREIIKSEIKRLNKIYPEKKFRLIFKGHRFFGDVDQFSMIIKNFLDNACKYSEDDNIEITTSDNYFAIKNRSSIPEENLKNLWIPFYRADTARERKNGTGLGLAIVKDLLEKQKFVFGTYKEKEYIIFWLKGGDK from the coding sequence TATTAGTTTCTTCAGTTATAACAGTTATTCTAATAGGAATTTTAGGATTTAACCATTTTACTTTTGAAAAATACTATCTTAGTGTTAAGAAAAAAAATCTTTTAACTGTGGCAGAAAAATTAAAAAATCCAAATATCTATATTGATTTTGCTAAGGTAGAGGAAGAAAATAATATAAAAATATTTCTTACAAAACATGAATTTTTAGATGAATCAAACTTCCCTCTTAACAAAACAGAAATCAATGATATTTTAACAAAAAAAAGTGTTATTTATAAAATTACCAACGAAGAGTATTCTCCAGATAGAAAACTTCTTCTTGTTACAAAATATGATAAAGAACTTCTTTTAGTTATGGTTGCCTCTCTTACTTCTGTTATTGAACCTGTTGAGGCAATAAATAGAATCTATATAAGAATTATTTTGATAGCTCTAGCTTTTGGGTATCTTTTATCGCTAATATTATCTAGAATATTAAGTGAGCCAATTATTTCAATGGGAAATACAGCTAAAAAAGTTGCTGATATGGATTTCTCTGAAAAATTTAATTTTTCATCAAACGATGAGATTGGTGAGCTTGGTAGAAATCTTAATATAATGGAGATGAATCTAAAAAGAAACTTCGATATTTTAAAAAAAGATATTGAGCTTGAAAAAGAAAACGACAAAATGAGAAAAGAGTTTATCTCAAATATAAGTCATGAGCTAAAAACTCCTATTGCGATAATTAACAATTATGCAGAGGGATTAAAAGAGGGAATTGCTGATGATGAAGAATCTCGTAATTTTTATCTTGATACTATTTTGGAAGAAACGGCAAATATGAATGATTTTGTTAATTCCTTATTGTTTTTATCACGTTCTGAGAGAAATTTTTTAGAATTTAATTTAGTTAACTTTGATATTCGTGAAATTATAAAAAGCGAAATAAAAAGATTAAACAAAATCTATCCGGAGAAAAAGTTTAGATTAATTTTTAAAGGACATCGTTTCTTTGGTGATGTGGATCAATTTTCTATGATAATAAAAAACTTTTTGGATAATGCTTGTAAATATTCAGAAGATGATAATATTGAAATCACTACTAGTGATAACTATTTTGCTATAAAAAATCGTTCTTCTATCCCAGAAGAAAATTTAAAAAATTTATGGATTCCATTTTATAGAGCTGATACAGCTCGTGAAAGAAAAAATGGAACAGGTTTAGGGCTTGCTATTGTAAAAGATCTACTTGAAAAACAAAAATTTGTTTTTGGTACTTATAAAGAGAAAGAGTATATTATTTTTTGGCTTAAAGGAGGAGATAAATGA